A genomic segment from Helicobacter sp. NHP19-012 encodes:
- a CDS encoding phospholipase D-like domain-containing protein, giving the protein MGRLKTFLLPCLLASVLQATPTLYMLPYEQHEALKSLISGINAAKSQINISIYSFTHKDIAKALKDAASRGVKIHIIYDTSGAQGKYSTMGYLAKYRGISTCTLSGRQAHFFGKGKEYRGIMHQKLAIIDNNTIFLGSANWSKNAFENNYELLLRDNDHSLIQKAQSYYKKMWSECR; this is encoded by the coding sequence ATGGGTCGCTTAAAAACTTTTCTACTCCCTTGTCTGTTAGCCTCTGTTTTACAAGCCACCCCTACCCTATACATGCTCCCCTACGAACAACACGAAGCCTTAAAAAGCTTGATTAGTGGGATCAACGCCGCTAAAAGCCAAATCAACATCTCCATTTACAGCTTTACACACAAGGACATCGCTAAAGCCCTTAAAGACGCGGCGAGTCGGGGCGTGAAAATCCACATCATTTACGACACCAGTGGGGCACAAGGCAAGTACTCCACAATGGGCTATCTAGCTAAATATAGAGGGATTTCTACCTGCACTCTCAGCGGTCGACAAGCGCACTTTTTTGGCAAAGGCAAAGAGTACAGAGGCATCATGCACCAAAAACTCGCCATCATTGACAACAACACGATTTTTTTAGGCTCGGCTAACTGGAGCAAAAACGCCTTTGAAAACAATTATGAATTGCTACTAAGGGATAACGACCACAGCCTCATCCAAAAAGCCCAGAGCTACTACAAAAAAATGTGGAGCGAATGCCGCTAA
- the gmk gene encoding guanylate kinase codes for MSNHAYRMLVLAGPSGSGKSTLISYLLQHCPNIYFSISTTTRPKRAGEVEGQHYYFVSQEAFIKSIENKQFLEWAKVHGHYYGTSLEPINKALKAGKLVLFDIDVQGHRSVKEVYKKATSIFITTKNIHTLKERLEQRHTDSHEMIERRLQTALQEIQEIELFDYVLINEDLELSKRMVLEVAHTLGYKQQMFPKETFCEAWGASHK; via the coding sequence ATGAGTAACCACGCTTACCGCATGTTGGTTTTAGCAGGGCCTAGTGGTTCGGGCAAAAGTACTTTAATCAGCTATTTATTACAGCATTGCCCCAACATTTACTTTTCCATTTCCACGACCACCCGTCCCAAGAGGGCGGGCGAAGTGGAGGGGCAACATTACTACTTTGTGAGCCAAGAAGCGTTTATCAAGAGCATTGAGAATAAGCAGTTTTTAGAGTGGGCTAAGGTGCATGGGCATTATTACGGCACTTCGCTAGAGCCGATCAACAAGGCCCTAAAGGCGGGCAAGTTGGTCTTGTTTGACATCGATGTGCAAGGGCATCGCAGTGTGAAAGAAGTTTACAAAAAAGCAACTTCTATTTTCATCACTACAAAGAACATCCACACCTTAAAAGAACGCCTAGAACAAAGGCACACAGACAGCCACGAGATGATCGAGCGGCGTTTACAAACCGCCTTGCAAGAGATCCAAGAGATCGAGTTGTTTGACTATGTGTTGATTAACGAGGATTTGGAATTGTCTAAAAGAATGGTCTTGGAAGTCGCCCACACCCTGGGCTACAAACAACAGATGTTCCCCAAAGAGACATTTTGTGAGGCGTGGGGTGCAAGTCATAAATAA
- a CDS encoding outer membrane protein, which translates to MAKQKVLGWVFGTALGLVSAQAQSSDQFRQHNSWTDGLFVGANYQTGAVTILTKNSSAMSTSHPGRDNMNAGANGLGFNVGYTGYFRKDQMFGARYYAFLDWQGFGAHYPKTLYGGGQYYGGNNLLTYGAAADFFYNFFQGAFYRNDISLDLGFYVGVALAGTSWLIGADGQKAMGLPADTSPSVSAFQFLFNVGLRALVVGQHGIDIGFKIPTINHIYYSGGDYSVTFRRTFAFYIGYNYHF; encoded by the coding sequence ATGGCAAAACAGAAGGTATTGGGTTGGGTTTTTGGAACGGCTTTGGGGTTGGTGTCCGCACAGGCGCAAAGTAGCGATCAATTCAGGCAACATAACTCTTGGACGGACGGGCTCTTTGTGGGTGCAAATTACCAAACAGGCGCGGTTACGATCCTAACCAAAAACTCTAGTGCCATGAGCACAAGCCACCCCGGGCGCGACAACATGAATGCGGGGGCAAATGGGCTGGGCTTTAATGTGGGCTACACGGGCTATTTTAGAAAAGACCAAATGTTTGGAGCGCGTTACTACGCCTTTTTAGACTGGCAGGGTTTTGGCGCACATTACCCTAAAACCCTCTATGGGGGAGGGCAGTATTATGGGGGTAATAATTTACTCACCTATGGTGCGGCGGCGGATTTTTTTTATAACTTCTTTCAAGGGGCTTTTTATCGTAACGACATTTCTTTGGACTTGGGCTTTTATGTCGGGGTTGCCCTTGCGGGGACCTCTTGGCTTATAGGTGCGGATGGGCAAAAGGCAATGGGTTTACCCGCTGATACTAGCCCTAGCGTGAGTGCATTTCAGTTTCTCTTTAATGTGGGACTTAGGGCTTTAGTGGTGGGGCAGCATGGCATTGACATTGGCTTTAAAATCCCCACCATCAACCACATTTACTACAGCGGGGGCGACTACAGCGTTACCTTCCGCCGTACCTTTGCCTTTTACATTGGCTATAATTATCACTTTTAG
- the argS gene encoding arginine--tRNA ligase, producing MHRRVKELLERVLQTEVVLEHPKDRSLGHYASVVAFPLAKVRKKAPKLIAEDLAKSLSTHPECQEVFSQVAPLNGYINFTLKEEFLNSLCNEALTLGEDFGKQPSKEESYYVEFVSANPTGPLHIGHARGAVFGDSFCRLAKFLGYKVHSEYYVNDMGAQIKTLGLSVFLRLKESLGYQVDYPKECYQGEYIYELAQAAKEHFKIESLEGVDEEVSSAEFGGFARDLMLTEIQETLAEASVHMDAYVSEKAVFSKSAEVFQRLEAGGGVYEEEGKLWLKSSDFGDEKDRVVRKADGDFTYLAPDIVYHDYKFQQDYHHYINIFGADHHGYVPRIKASLQFLGYDSSKLEVLLVQMVALLKGGQPYKMSKRAGNFVLLKDVLQDMGKDALRFIFLSKKLDTHLDFDVASLQNTDSTNPIFYIHYANARIHTMLDKFTQKGGSLEAVHQSHLLDLPPAGQNLLFNALNLPRVLQGAFNDKELQKICDYLKALAADLHSFYNAHRILDTPQELPYLKLCQMVSLSLTIGLKLLGIEAKKKM from the coding sequence ATGCACCGCAGAGTCAAGGAGTTATTAGAACGGGTGTTACAAACTGAAGTGGTGCTAGAGCACCCCAAAGATCGCTCTTTAGGGCATTACGCCAGCGTGGTGGCCTTCCCCCTAGCCAAGGTGCGTAAAAAAGCCCCTAAACTCATTGCTGAAGATCTGGCAAAGAGTTTAAGCACCCACCCCGAGTGCCAAGAGGTGTTTAGCCAAGTCGCTCCGCTCAATGGGTATATCAACTTCACACTCAAAGAAGAGTTTTTAAACAGCCTTTGTAATGAGGCTCTAACTTTAGGGGAGGATTTTGGCAAACAGCCCAGCAAAGAGGAGAGTTATTATGTGGAGTTTGTGAGCGCAAACCCCACGGGGCCCCTGCATATCGGGCATGCAAGGGGGGCGGTGTTTGGGGACAGCTTTTGTAGACTCGCTAAATTCTTGGGCTATAAGGTGCATAGCGAGTATTATGTCAATGATATGGGCGCACAGATCAAAACTTTGGGGCTATCTGTGTTTTTAAGGCTTAAAGAGAGTTTAGGCTATCAAGTGGATTATCCCAAAGAGTGCTATCAGGGGGAGTATATCTATGAGCTTGCTCAAGCCGCTAAAGAGCACTTTAAAATAGAGAGTTTAGAGGGGGTGGATGAAGAGGTGTCGAGCGCAGAGTTTGGGGGTTTTGCTAGGGATTTAATGCTTACAGAAATCCAAGAAACTCTAGCTGAGGCAAGCGTGCATATGGATGCGTATGTGAGCGAAAAAGCGGTGTTTTCTAAGAGTGCAGAGGTGTTTCAACGCCTAGAGGCGGGCGGGGGAGTGTATGAAGAAGAGGGTAAGTTGTGGCTTAAATCCAGCGACTTTGGCGATGAGAAAGACCGCGTGGTGCGTAAAGCTGATGGGGATTTTACCTATTTAGCCCCCGATATTGTTTACCACGACTATAAGTTTCAGCAGGACTATCACCACTACATTAATATTTTTGGGGCAGATCACCACGGCTATGTCCCCCGCATTAAAGCATCCTTGCAGTTCTTGGGTTACGACTCGTCCAAGTTAGAGGTTTTGTTGGTGCAAATGGTGGCTCTGCTAAAGGGCGGGCAGCCTTATAAGATGAGCAAGCGGGCGGGCAATTTCGTGTTGCTTAAAGATGTCTTGCAAGACATGGGCAAGGACGCTTTGCGTTTTATTTTCTTGTCTAAAAAGCTAGACACGCATTTAGACTTTGATGTGGCGAGCTTGCAAAACACGGATAGCACCAACCCCATTTTTTATATCCATTACGCCAACGCCCGTATCCACACCATGCTAGACAAATTCACCCAAAAAGGGGGGAGCTTAGAGGCGGTGCACCAAAGCCACCTATTGGACTTGCCCCCCGCCGGGCAGAACTTGCTCTTTAACGCTCTCAACCTACCCAGGGTCTTGCAAGGGGCGTTCAACGACAAGGAATTGCAAAAAATTTGCGACTATTTAAAAGCCCTCGCGGCGGATTTACACAGCTTTTACAACGCCCATAGGATTTTAGACACGCCCCAAGAATTACCCTATTTGAAGCTATGCCAAATGGTAAGCTTGAGTTTAACAATCGGGTTAAAACTGCTAGGGATTGAAGCCAAGAAGAAAATGTAA
- a CDS encoding twin-arginine translocase TatA/TatE family subunit translates to MGTFSVWHWLIVLAVILLLFGAKKIPELAKGLGSGIKNFKKAIKEDEEEGKKPESVGMQPPQQSAQPTPTAPKQEQQS, encoded by the coding sequence ATGGGTACTTTTAGTGTTTGGCATTGGTTGATTGTTTTAGCGGTGATTTTGCTTTTATTTGGGGCAAAGAAAATCCCCGAGTTAGCCAAAGGGCTAGGCAGCGGGATTAAAAACTTCAAAAAGGCGATTAAGGAGGACGAGGAGGAGGGCAAAAAACCCGAGAGTGTGGGCATGCAACCCCCGCAACAGAGCGCGCAACCCACCCCCACCGCCCCCAAGCAAGAACAACAAAGCTAA
- the pseF gene encoding pseudaminic acid cytidylyltransferase — protein sequence MIALILARGGSKRIPLKNIAPFLGKPLLSYVIETARASQLFSQIFVSTDHAQIAKIAKENGACVLERPTHLADDFSTTLDVASHAALELKLKPEALLCVLYATSVLLRTTHLKDALQALQTNPHKKYAFACSAYSASPYRSFSIQNNTPTPLFADNMSKRSQDLPLLYHDVGLFYLGQAQHFMAKEPLLAPHSLPLILPQACVQDIDTPEDLKLATLKYTALHENDSSFR from the coding sequence ATGATTGCCTTAATCTTGGCGCGTGGGGGGTCTAAACGCATTCCGCTTAAGAATATTGCGCCCTTTTTGGGCAAGCCCCTTTTAAGCTATGTCATTGAAACGGCACGAGCTAGCCAACTTTTTAGTCAAATCTTTGTCAGCACAGACCACGCCCAAATTGCCAAGATTGCCAAAGAAAATGGAGCGTGTGTTTTAGAACGCCCCACCCATTTAGCCGATGACTTTAGCACGACCCTAGATGTGGCTAGCCATGCCGCTTTAGAGCTCAAGTTAAAGCCTGAAGCTTTGCTTTGCGTGCTTTACGCCACTAGTGTGCTTTTAAGGACTACACACCTTAAGGATGCTCTGCAAGCCTTGCAGACAAACCCTCACAAAAAATACGCCTTTGCTTGCAGTGCTTACAGCGCCTCGCCTTACCGCAGCTTTAGCATTCAAAACAACACCCCCACGCCACTTTTTGCAGACAACATGTCCAAACGCTCGCAGGACTTGCCCTTGCTTTACCACGATGTCGGGCTTTTTTACTTAGGGCAAGCACAGCATTTTATGGCTAAAGAACCCCTCCTTGCCCCCCACTCCTTGCCCCTCATCTTGCCCCAAGCGTGCGTGCAAGACATCGACACCCCAGAAGATTTAAAACTTGCCACCTTGAAATACACCGCCTTGCATGAAAACGATTCATCTTTTCGCTGA
- the dapE gene encoding succinyl-diaminopimelate desuccinylase, whose translation MNPTKIAQKLISYKTITPKEEGIYEYIQSLLPDFTPLRADKNGVKNLFLTKDFGGENPLHFCFVGHVDVVPVGQGWRFAPFGGEIVEGCLYGRGAQDMKGGVAAFVCALQEFCPKVAPNTPLKLSVLLTSDEEGPAEFGTKYMLEVLQEKKLLPHFALVAEPTCVKHLGDSVKIGRRGSIAGKLTIYGVPGHVAYPKTCLNPIDVVADKLNLVAGAFLDKGDTNFEPSRLVITSMKTDSSAENVTPKTLDIAFNVRNSPATTLKDLENFLEIVLAKVPYDLNLKQNSMPFLSSKDSLLVGCLEQAISEVLNTTPTLNTNGGTSDARFLHAFGVEVVEFGLTNEHIHAIDERLEIKQLEGLSLVFLRLLELIAQRGLKV comes from the coding sequence ATGAATCCCACTAAAATCGCCCAAAAGCTCATAAGCTACAAAACCATCACTCCCAAGGAGGAGGGGATTTATGAGTATATACAATCGCTCCTGCCCGACTTCACGCCCCTAAGGGCAGATAAAAACGGGGTAAAAAATCTTTTTTTGACAAAGGACTTTGGTGGAGAAAACCCCTTGCACTTTTGCTTTGTGGGGCATGTAGATGTCGTGCCTGTGGGGCAGGGGTGGCGTTTTGCGCCCTTTGGCGGAGAAATTGTAGAGGGGTGTTTATATGGGCGGGGGGCACAGGACATGAAAGGTGGGGTGGCGGCGTTTGTGTGCGCCCTGCAGGAGTTTTGCCCCAAAGTTGCCCCAAATACACCCTTAAAGCTCTCTGTTTTACTCACAAGTGATGAAGAGGGTCCGGCGGAGTTTGGCACGAAGTACATGCTAGAAGTGTTGCAAGAAAAAAAATTACTGCCCCATTTTGCGCTTGTGGCAGAACCCACTTGCGTCAAGCATTTGGGCGATAGCGTGAAAATCGGGCGGCGTGGTTCGATTGCGGGCAAGCTTACCATATATGGCGTACCTGGACATGTCGCCTACCCTAAAACTTGCTTAAACCCTATTGATGTCGTTGCTGATAAGCTAAATTTGGTTGCGGGGGCATTTTTAGACAAAGGAGACACTAACTTTGAGCCATCTAGGCTTGTCATCACTTCCATGAAAACCGACTCGAGTGCTGAAAATGTTACCCCAAAGACCCTAGACATCGCCTTTAATGTCCGCAACTCGCCCGCCACGACTTTAAAAGACCTTGAAAACTTTTTAGAAATTGTCCTTGCCAAAGTCCCCTACGACTTGAATCTGAAGCAAAACTCCATGCCCTTTCTCTCATCTAAGGACTCGCTCTTGGTGGGGTGTTTAGAGCAAGCTATTAGTGAAGTTTTAAACACCACACCCACACTCAACACAAACGGAGGGACAAGCGACGCACGATTTTTACATGCCTTTGGGGTGGAGGTGGTGGAGTTTGGGCTGACCAATGAGCACATACACGCCATTGATGAACGCTTGGAGATCAAGCAACTCGAGGGCTTGAGCCTTGTTTTCTTAAGGCTCTTGGAACTCATCGCCCAAAGGGGCTTGAAGGTTTAG
- the hsrA gene encoding homeostatic response regulator transcription factor HsrA, with protein MRILLVENDGDLSKEVSTFLNEKGFQVDVAENLEDGEYYISIRNYDLVLIGFELKDGNGLSLVPYAKAKHPSIVSIILAEHDSSEQEIKAFKEGVDDFIAKPFDMGVLVARIEARLRFWGSSIIEIEDLIINPDEEKIVYKGKEIEVKGKPFEVLTHLARHRDQIVSKEQLLDAIWEEPELVTPNVIEVAINQIRQKMDKPLGISTVETVRRRGYRFCYPKGSTN; from the coding sequence ATGCGTATCTTATTAGTCGAAAACGATGGGGACTTGAGTAAAGAGGTCAGCACCTTTCTCAATGAAAAGGGTTTTCAAGTTGATGTCGCCGAAAATCTTGAGGATGGGGAATATTATATCAGTATCCGCAACTATGATTTGGTGCTGATTGGGTTTGAACTCAAAGATGGCAATGGTTTAAGCCTCGTGCCTTACGCCAAAGCCAAACACCCCTCCATTGTCAGCATCATTTTGGCCGAGCATGACTCGAGCGAGCAAGAGATCAAGGCATTTAAAGAGGGCGTGGACGACTTTATCGCCAAACCCTTTGACATGGGGGTTTTGGTGGCAAGGATCGAGGCGCGCTTGCGTTTTTGGGGCTCTAGTATCATTGAGATTGAGGATTTAATCATTAATCCCGATGAAGAGAAAATCGTGTATAAGGGCAAGGAAATTGAAGTGAAGGGCAAGCCCTTTGAAGTGTTGACACACCTTGCTAGACATAGGGATCAAATTGTGTCAAAAGAGCAGCTTTTAGATGCGATTTGGGAAGAACCCGAACTTGTAACGCCTAATGTGATTGAAGTGGCGATCAACCAAATCCGCCAAAAAATGGATAAACCTTTAGGCATCTCCACGGTGGAAACCGTGCGCCGTAGGGGTTATCGCTTTTGCTACCCTAAAGGCAGCACCAACTAA
- the flgH gene encoding flagellar basal body L-ring protein FlgH, whose amino-acid sequence MQRIFSLGVLAVGISFMGAVEPSMKFDPPDYVEDMPSKEFIPQIAKPGSLFGQGERPLFADRRAMKPNDLITVIVSENSSANYSTSKNYTKTSNGTATAPRLTYNGTNPNKRNQAQFLDDNANYSLTQSATNNTFKGGGAQKKSEDLKLTLTARIVKVLENGNYFIYGSREVLVDGEKQVIKISGVIRPFDIARDNTIQSKYIADAKISYTNLGALSASNKKKVGGDVLDSSFPY is encoded by the coding sequence CTGCAACGGATTTTTAGCCTGGGCGTTTTGGCTGTGGGGATTTCTTTTATGGGGGCTGTGGAGCCTAGCATGAAATTTGACCCCCCCGATTATGTCGAAGACATGCCCTCTAAAGAGTTTATCCCGCAAATTGCCAAGCCGGGCAGTTTATTCGGGCAGGGCGAAAGACCGCTTTTTGCCGACAGACGGGCGATGAAACCCAATGATTTAATCACCGTGATTGTGTCCGAAAACTCCAGCGCAAACTACAGCACCTCTAAAAACTATACCAAAACCTCTAATGGCACTGCTACAGCCCCACGCCTTACCTACAATGGCACGAACCCCAACAAGCGCAACCAAGCCCAGTTTTTAGACGATAATGCGAACTACAGCCTCACGCAATCGGCGACCAACAACACCTTTAAGGGCGGGGGTGCGCAGAAGAAAAGCGAAGACTTGAAACTCACCCTCACCGCACGCATTGTCAAAGTCTTAGAAAATGGCAATTATTTTATCTATGGTAGCCGTGAGGTCTTGGTCGATGGAGAAAAACAAGTCATTAAAATCAGTGGGGTGATCCGCCCTTTTGACATCGCGCGCGACAACACCATCCAATCTAAATACATTGCAGATGCCAAGATTTCTTACACAAATTTGGGGGCACTGAGTGCCAGCAACAAGAAAAAAGTGGGGGGAGATGTGCTAGATTCGAGCTTTCCTTACTGA